A genomic window from Enoplosus armatus isolate fEnoArm2 chromosome 18, fEnoArm2.hap1, whole genome shotgun sequence includes:
- the plgrkt gene encoding plasminogen receptor (KT) — MGFLLSKSMDANFKKQQEFMLHNSRLQMERQILMQNQMRERQMAMQIAWSREFLNYFGTFFTVATLGLTVGAIKRKRPLLLVPIFPLGFIFAYQVDSAYGTLIYRMRGEAESIMTSEHDRLDLPLGTPTFDSIEKARRAKSSLTSFLEK, encoded by the exons ATGGGGTTTCTGCTCTCTAAATCCATGGATGCaaactttaaaaagcagcaaGAATTCATGCTCCACAACTCACGGCTGCAG aTGGAGCGTCAGATCCTGATGCAGAAccagatgagagagagacagatggcgATGCAGATTGCCTGGTCCAGAGAGTTTCTCAATTACTTTGGCACTTTCTTTACAGTGGCTACACTGGGACTCACTGTAGG TGCCATTAAAAGAAAGAGACCACTCCTGTTGGTTCCCATCTTTCCTCTCGGCTTCATATTTGCCTACCAGGTGGATAGCGCCTATGGGACACTTATTTATCGTATGAGAG GGGAGGCTGAGAGTATCATGACGTCTGAACACGACCGTCTGGATTTGCCTCTTGGGACTCCAACGTTCGATAGCATAGAGAAGGCCCGCCGCGCTAAAAGCAGCCTTACCTCCTTCTTGGAGAAATGA
- the rln1 gene encoding prorelaxin H1, with protein sequence MLWRLSLAVAVVCVGGICSCVKADMMSRLMMPRDYGVKLCGREFIRAVIFTCGGSRWKRSTEGDSDPFQWSSLSDVTVEDSQHTWQPGAELTENYSPLRIAPSRSLADLLALYGAAGDVQQAPLEKSPPSALLGERDENPAAADWPIPSRKKRNFSLGVAGKCCSQGCTKNDIGRLC encoded by the exons atgCTCTGGAGATTGAGTCTCGCCGTGGCGGTGGTGTGTGTCGGTGGCATATGCAGCTGCGTGAAGGCTGATATGATGAGCAGACTGATGATGCCGAGGGACTACGGGGTGAAACTGTGCGGGAGAGAGTTCATCAGAGCCGTCATTTTCACCTGCGGAGGCTCCCGGTGGAAACGATCCACAGAGGGGGACTCTG atCCCTTCCAGTGGAGTTCCCTCAGTGACGTTACAGTGGAGGACAGCCAGCACACCTGGCAACCCGGCGCAGAGCTCACAGAAAACTACTCCCCTCTCCGTATTGCCCCCTCTCGCTCCCTGGCAGACCTCCTGGCTCTTTACGGGGCCGCAGGAGATGTGCAGCAGGCCCCGCTGGAGAAGTCTCCACCGTCCGCGCTTTTAGGCGAGCGAGACGAGAACCCAGCTGCAGCCGACTGGCCCATACCaagcaggaagaagaggaactTTTCTCTTGGTGTGGCGGGGAAGTGCTGTAGCCAGGGCTGTACTAAAAATGATATCGGACGCTTGTGCTGA